The genomic segment GTCAGAAAATGGAGAGGGGATAGAGCAATTGAATCCCAGTTACCCTTATAAGAGGAAATGGCGTTGGAATGGCAAAAAATGGATCCCCTTACAAAGTGGTTGGCCAAGGAATGATGTGTTTGCCTTCTTTGTGATTTTTTTGACGGTTATAGGTATCATCCTATTTTCCAATTTATTATGGGCAGACCTAGGGATAGTTCGCAGTCTTTTGGTGGTAGGATTAATACTTGTTTTTCTGTGTTTTTTCTTCCTGTTTTTCTATCGTCGTTAGGGAGAAAATTATGAATGAATCTGTCTTGGAGCCCTTGGATGTGATTTTACAAAGGGCAAGCAGTGCTTTTCTGAAAATGGGGGGGATAAAGGGAATTGACCGTTCAAAAGCAGTCAAAAAAATGGCGCTAAAACTAAATGAATTCCTGGATGAGATTTTACAAGCTAACACCCTGGATTTGGAAATAAGTAAAGAAATGGCAGTGCCTGATTTAATTCTAGACTGGCTTAAACTCACCCCCCAACGCCTAAAAAGTGCCATAGCAATACTGGATACTTTAGCAGAACTACCAGATCCCCTCCAGAAAGTTATTAATGCTCCCTATCAGGTTACCTACTGTCAGAATTATTCCCAGTTAATGCCTTTGGGTGTGATAGCTTTTATATACGAAGCACTACCGGAATTGGCCATAATAACTGCCGGCTTGACTATAAAAACGGGAAACGCCCTTATTTTGAGGGGTAGTAGTGAGGCTAGTAATACAAATGCAGTGATAGTTCAGGCGCTACAGGCAGGGTTAGAAGAGGCAAATTTCCCGGCAGGGTGTTTAGAGTTTTTGCCTTCGGAACAGGGGTTTAAGATTGAAGACATAGTAACCCAAGACAAGTATATCAATTTAGTGATCCCCTATGGAAGACCCAGTTTAATTCAAAAGGTCACCCGTTTTGCCACTTGTCCGGTGATAAGATCGGCCATAGGCAATTGTTATTTGTACTGGTCTAGTTGTTATGATTTGGAACTAGTAAAACACGTAATTGTAGACAGTTATCAGACGATTCCGGATAGGGTAAATGCCATAGAAAAGGTACTAATCAACAAACAACAGAAATCCAACTCCCTCTCTCGTCTTTTTGAATATCTAAAAGGAGAAAATTTCACCCTTTTGGGAGACGAAACCCTAGTGGGGCAATACCCAGAATACCTACAACCCATGTCAGAGGATAAATGGGGGCAACCGTTTTTAGCGCCCATCATTGCCTTCAAGTTGGTAGAGGGTCTACCGGAGGCTATAGCATGGATAAACAAGTATAGTAGTGGACATGCTGACTGTTTGTTGACAGACTCCTATCAGGAAGCCAGAATCTTTGCCATGGAAACAGATAGTGCCCTAGTTTATGTAAACACCTCTCCCAGGTTTTATCGTTATATCCCTGGGAGTAATTCAGTGTTTTTAGGAGTTTCCAATCAGAAGGGATACCGTCGTGGTTTAATTAGTCTAGAGACCTTCACCACCGTTAAACAAATTATACTGGGCGGTGGCGCCCATTGAGACCCCCCCACCTATCTGCCCCCTACAGTGATAGAATCCACCTTTATGTGAGGTTGCCCCACCGTAACATAGATACTACCACTTACGGAGCCACAAAAACCAGGGGCTAAGGCCAAATCCTGAGAGGACATGGAAATCTTCATTAAAATCTCCTTGGCTGTGCCAATGAGGGTGGCACCTTTTAGGGGTTTGGTAATCTTCCCGTTTTCAATCAGATAGGCTTCATCCACCCCAAAGTTAAATTCTCCGGTGGGGCCTACGCTCCCACCTCCCATTTTCTTACAATAGATACCACGGTCGACAGAATCAAATAGTTCTTGCAACGTGTATCTCCCTGGGGCTATATAAGTGTTACGCATGCGGGAGGCTGCCGGGAAGCTATAATTTTGTCGTCTGCCACTGCCAGTGCGGGGGTGGTTAGTGCGAAGACTGCCAGCCCTATCTGCTAAAAAGTTCTTTAAAATACCGTTTTCAATCAACAGAGTGCGTTGGGGGGGCATCCCCTCATCGTCCATATCAATACTACCAAAAGCATGTTCAGACAAGCCCTCATCCCAAGCAGTAAGATTCTCATGGGCAATCTGTTGTCCTTTTTTATCCTTAAAGGGGGTAGTTTGTCTTTCTATCTGAGTGGTTTCCAGCAAATGCCCACAAGCCTCATGGAAAATTACGCCCCCAAACTGGTTAGCCATAATAATGGGATACTGCCCGGATTCTACATAATCCGCATATAGCATTTTACCCGCCGACTCAGCAATCTCCTCCGTCGCTTCCTCTACACGCCACTGTCTCAAAAAAT from the Geminocystis sp. M7585_C2015_104 genome contains:
- a CDS encoding TldD/PmbA family protein; translation: MSAGLIISAEMPKLSYKPAEKRFDESWEKPLSILLGLGRAAGADLVEFFLERNNYVSCLAEDDKITSITPSLATGAGVRVFKGTQDCYVSTNDVTFEGLKRALEKALSILGFNLPRGSALIPEVNLEMLRDYATAKNKEAWLSQCSSLEEISGVLLSATHLLNKKATHVQSRRASYFRDWQEVLVAASDGTFARDIRLTQSVGCSILCADGEHRSSIGRRDGDTSNPDFLRQWRVEEATEEIAESAGKMLYADYVESGQYPIIMANQFGGVIFHEACGHLLETTQIERQTTPFKDKKGQQIAHENLTAWDEGLSEHAFGSIDMDDEGMPPQRTLLIENGILKNFLADRAGSLRTNHPRTGSGRRQNYSFPAASRMRNTYIAPGRYTLQELFDSVDRGIYCKKMGGGSVGPTGEFNFGVDEAYLIENGKITKPLKGATLIGTAKEILMKISMSSQDLALAPGFCGSVSGSIYVTVGQPHIKVDSITVGGR
- a CDS encoding glutamate-5-semialdehyde dehydrogenase, translated to MNESVLEPLDVILQRASSAFLKMGGIKGIDRSKAVKKMALKLNEFLDEILQANTLDLEISKEMAVPDLILDWLKLTPQRLKSAIAILDTLAELPDPLQKVINAPYQVTYCQNYSQLMPLGVIAFIYEALPELAIITAGLTIKTGNALILRGSSEASNTNAVIVQALQAGLEEANFPAGCLEFLPSEQGFKIEDIVTQDKYINLVIPYGRPSLIQKVTRFATCPVIRSAIGNCYLYWSSCYDLELVKHVIVDSYQTIPDRVNAIEKVLINKQQKSNSLSRLFEYLKGENFTLLGDETLVGQYPEYLQPMSEDKWGQPFLAPIIAFKLVEGLPEAIAWINKYSSGHADCLLTDSYQEARIFAMETDSALVYVNTSPRFYRYIPGSNSVFLGVSNQKGYRRGLISLETFTTVKQIILGGGAH